The genomic region CGTGCCGACCCCGATCTTGCCTTTCGTCAACCGGCGCAAAGTGGATGGAACGAACGTCCACGCGCCGATCGCCAGGGCCAGTGCGTACAGGCCGATCTCGACCGCATGCGCCCCGCCGGACCAGCCGAGGATATAGCCGGCCGCCAGCACCACCCCGGCCACCGCGGCCGCACGCAATTCGCTGACCTCCCAGAGCCGTTCGGGTTCGTGCTCGTCCTCGCTGCGTTCGTCGCTGCCGCAGCCGCACGCTTCGCTCATCGCGCAATCTTCTTCTGATCGGGGTGGCCGTAGTTGGGGCACAAGGCGACCGCGTTGCCGGTGGCTTCCAGGACTGCTTCGGCGGCCCGAAACATCTCCAACAACTCCGGGCGGGCCAGCCGATACACCGAGGCACGGCCCTGCGCCCGGAAATCCACCAGGCCGCAGTCACGCAAGCAGGCCAGATGCGCCGACACCGTCGACTGCGCCAACCCCAACTCGCCGGTCAGATCCACTACCCGGGCTTCACCGATGGCCAGGCGGCGCAGGATCGCCAACCGGGTGCCATCGGACAGGCTGTGAAACAACGCCGTCGCCGCATCCAAACTCCCGCACACAACGGGAGCGACCGAACCACTTTTCATCGCCACACGACGATGATAGCGTCCAAGACTATTGATCGGTCAACCCGGACAACATCGACAACAATCGATGAATCGCCGATCCCGCCGGAAGGGGGGCGCGTGGTGATGAGCTTCGCAGCGCTGGGCCTGTTCGTGGTGTTGACGCTGGTGATCGGGGCGTGGCGGCGTCGCATTCAGCTGGCCCGCACCGGCGACAGCGGCAACCGGCGCCGGTGGCGCCCAGACGGCACGTTGGAATGGTGGGCGCTGGCCCTCGCCGACCTGGGCTATCTGCTGGTCGGAGTCGGAGCCCCGGCCGCAGCGCTGGCCGGGCTGCCGCCACTGGCCGTCCTCGACCAGCCGTGGGTGCATGGGCTCGGGATCGTGGTTGCGGTCGCCGGCATCACCGCGACCCTGCTCGCCCAGCTCGGCCTTGGCGCGTCATGGCGGATCGGGGTCGATGAGACCGAGACCACCGATCTGGTCACCACCGGGCCATTCGCGCTCGTGCGCAACCCCATCTTCACCGCGCTGCTGATCACTATGACCAGCCTGGCCGTGATGGTCCCCAACCCCATTGCGATCGCGGGGCTGGTGATCGCGGTGGCCGGGATCGAGCTGCAGGTGCGTGGGGTGGAGGAACCCTACCTGCGGCGGGTCCACGGCCGCGCCTACACCGACTACGCCGCCGCGGTGGGCCGATTCCTGCCTGGGATCGGCCGCACCCGCTCCCTCTCACCACGTGAGGCCAATGATGCTGCCCGACACCACAACTGAATTCGAGTCGGTCGCGGTGACGGTGGCGTTCGTCGACCCGGCCGGCACAGCGTGCTCACCGAAATCTGGGGCGGCCAGGAGGCCGCACGGCTGGGCCAGGACCGTCCAACTCGTCCACGCCCACGAAAGAGGTATCTGAATGGCGCGCAACCGCCGTATCCTGCTCACCGCATTTCTCATCGCCGCCCTGGCGATCGGAGTGCTGGTCTACCTGTCGGTGCGCGACCGCGCCTCGACCAGCCCGGCACGACCCGACAACCCGGTGGCGGGGCAGGTGGTGCGCGAGAACAGTCACCGCCTCAACGCGGTGCCCGACAGCCGCGTGACGTTCGTGGAATTTCTCGACTTCGAATGTGAGGGCTGCCGCGGGGTCTACCCGGAGATCGAAAAGGCGCGGGCCGAATACGGGGACCGGGTGAACTTCGTCATCCGTTACTTTCCGCTGCAAGCCCACGTCAACGCCGAGCGGGCCGCCCGGGCGGTGGAAGCCGCCGCCCAGCAAGGACAGCTGGAGGCGATGTATCGCAAAATGTATGACACCCAGGCCCAGTGGGGTGAAAAGCAAACCCCCGCCGATGACGTATTCCGCGGATTCGCAGCACAACTGGGTCTGGACATGGCTGCCTACGACGCGGCCTACGCCGATCCCGCCACGCTGGAACGCATCCGCCTCGACGTCGCCGACGGCCGGGCCTTGGGGGTGCAGGGCACCCCGACGTTTTTCCTCAACGACACCCGCATCCAGCCACACAGCTATGAAGACCTGACCGCAGCGTTCGACGAAGCGCTCGCCGCCAACTAGCGGTTGCTGCCGCGGCCACACGTGCCCGCATGTCCATCAAGCCAGGAGGAACCACCTATGCCCGTCACCGCGCTGGGTCTGTATCTGATTTTCGCTGTGTTGGGGTTCGGCTGGCGCAGCTGGACGCAATACCGCCACACCGGCTCCACCGGATTCCGCGGCATCCACGGCCGGCCCGGGTCGCCGCAATGGTTGGCCGGCGCCGGATTCCTCGCTGCCATCCTGGCCGGGGCGGCCGCGCCGCTGCTGCAACTGCTCGGCATCGTCAACCCGGTCACGATCCTGCAGGCGACGTGGATCCAGACCACCGGCATCGTGCTGGCTGGTGTCGGGATCGCGGCCACCCTCTACGCACAACGCGACATGGGCCAATCGTGGCGCATCGGAGTGGACCCCAACGAGACCACCACATTGGTACGCCACGGCGTGTTTGCGCTGGTGCGCAACCCCATCTTCGCCGCCATGCTGATCTTCGCCGCCGGCATCACCCTGATCACCCCCAACCCGCTCGCCCTGGTCGCGTTCCTTGTGCTGCTGGTGACGATCGAACTGCAGGTCCGGGTGGTCGAAGAGCCCTACCTGAATGCAGTTCACGGCCGGGCCTACCGGGACTACTGTGGGGCTGTCGGCCGGTTTGTTCCCCACATCGGACGCAGCCTTACCGTCTGACCGCCGACGCGAGGTGAACTATGGCCACCGATGATCGCACCGCCCGCTGGAACCGGTACTGGGACAAGAAATCGGCCACCTATGACCGTGAGATCGGGTTCTTCGACCGTCACCTGTTCGGCGATTCCCGCCAATGGGTTTGCAGCCAAGCCACCGGCGACGTCCTGGAGGTCGCGATCGGCACTGGCCTCAATCTTGCCTTCTACCCCAAGGACGTCACGCTGACCGGGATCGACTGGAGCGAGCAGATGCTCGACCTCGCCCGTCAACGCGCCGCCGACCTCGGCCACCCCGCCACCCTGCAACAAGCCGACGCACATCACCTGCCGTTCGAAGACGCCAGCTTCGACACCGTGGTCTGCACCTTCGGGCTCTGCGCCATCCCTGACCACACCCAAGCCCTCACCGAAATGACCCGAGTCCTGCGGACCGGCGGAAAACTCATCCTGGTCGACCACGTCCGCAGCAGCACGGCCCCAGTCCGAGCCGTGCAGCGCTTCTTGGAACTGTTCACCGTTCCTCTCGGCGGCGAACACTTCCTACGCCGCCCCCTCGACCACCTCCGAGCGGCGACCGACCTCGCCATCGATCATCGTGAGCGGTTCACCCTCGGCCTCGTCGAACGCGTCGTCGCCCACAAAGCCGCCACCACCTGACCTGCCGACGGCCAAGAGGGTCCGAGCAGGACACCATCACGAAAAGCAGCCACCCATGACCGAATTCACCAGACGCGCCGCACTTGCCATCCTCGGCGGGGCTGGGGCTATCGCCGCACTGGGATACCTGTTGCGCACCACCAGCATTCGCATGCCCACCGGGAACGCTAACGGTCCCGGCATGATGGGCGGCGTCTCGGGCACCGACATGGACCGCTACATGACCATGTTCGCCCGCCACACCGAACTACGGCGCACCGTCGAAAACATCCCCGGAGGCATCCGCACCACCACCGAATCCGACGCCGGCGACCTCGTCGCGCAACTGCACGCCCACGTCTCCTCGATGTATCAACATCTCGACCAGGGCGCCGAAGTGAGCTGCATGAGTCAAAGCCTGCCCACCCTGTTCCGCCAAGCATCCGACTACCAACGCCGAATCACGCTGACCCCCAATGGTGTTATCGCCACCGAAACCTCCTCCGACCCCGACCTCACCAACGCCATCCGCGCCCACGCACACGAAGTCACCGGATTCGTCACCGACGGCATGCCCGCCATGATGGGCCCCATGATGGGCGGCCGCGGAATGATGGGCTCCTGAGTCGTCGCGTCAACCACCGCTGCAACATCCACCGTCAGCGACAGTCAAGTACACCCCCGGTCGGCCTACAGATAACGCCGACGCCAGTCTCGACATCGAGCACGTCGAACGCTTAGCTCGGCCTCGTCGAACGCCTCACCGCCCGCAAAACCAGGTACATCGGGGCCTGCACCCACCCACACGAGCCTATCGACCGCCACCATCGATCCATCCGTCCACGATCGTGTGGGGAGCACCCAGCATCATTGAAAGCTCCCATAGAAGCATCCTGGAAATCCCGGAGGCTCCTGACCTTGGAAACGAGGATGCAGGTATGCCGAAGGAACAGTCGCCCGGGAAGCCGACGACACGTCGATACAGTGCCGAGGAGAAGGCCGCCGCGGTGCGGATGGTCCGCACCTTGCGCGCGGAGCTGGGCACCGAGCAGGGCACAGTGCAGCGGGTCGCTCGCCAGCTCGGCTACGGAGTGGAATCGGTGCGCACCTGGGTCCGTCAGGTCGACATCGACGAAGGCCTGGCTCCTGGGGTGACGACCTCGGAGTCGAAGAAGGTGAAGGAACTCGAACAGGAGATCCGAGAACTCAAGCGTGCCAACGAGATTCTGAAGCGAGCAGCCAGTTTCTTCGGGGCGGAGCTCGACCGCCAACACAAGAAATAGTCGATTTCATCGACGACAATCGCGGGGAGTTCGGGGTCGAGCCCATCTGCACGGTCCTGCGCAGCGCAGGCTTGCAGGTGGCCCTGAGCACCTACTACGACGCCAAAGCCCGGGTCCCATCGGCGCGGGCCCTGCGCGACGCCGTCCTCGGGCCGGCGTTGTGCCAGCTCTGGAAAGACAACTACTGCGTCTATGGGGCCCGCAAACTCTGGAAAACGGCTCGTCGCGATGGTCATGACGTCGGTCGCGATCAGGTGGCCCGGCTGATGCGGGCCGCAGGCATTGAGGGGGTCCGGCGCGGCAAACGGGTGCGGACCACCAAAGCTGACCCAGCCGCGGCGCGGCACCCGGACTTGGTGCACCGCAACTTCGCCGCGGCTGCCCCGAACCAGCTCTGGGTGACCGACCTGACATTCGTGCCGACCTGGGCCGGGGTGGCCTACGTGTGCTTCATCATTGACGCACACTCGCGGATGATCGTGGGGTGGCGGGTGGCTTCGCACATGCGGACCTCGATGGTTCTCGACGCGTTGGAGATGGCGCGTTGGTCACGCGGAACTACATTGCAGGGCTTGATATGTCACTCAGATGCCGGGTCGCAATTCACGTCCATTCGCTACGGCGAGCGGCTCGCTGAGATCGGCGCAGTCCCGTCAATTGGGACCGTTGGAGATAGTTTCGATAACGCTCTCGCGGAGACAGTCAACGGTTACTACAAGGCCGAGCTGATCTACGGGCCGGCTCGAAGCGGACCGTGGAAGACCGTCGAGGACGTAGAACTCGCCACCCTCAGTTGGGTCCACTGGCACAACACCAGCCGCCTGCACAGCTACCTCGGCGACATCCCACCCACGGAGTTCGAAGCCGCGTTCTACGATGCATACCGGACCGACCAACCCTTGATCGGAATCCAATAGCCCGAGCCTCCGGGAAACCCAGGGCGCTTCACATCGCACCAAATCGATCGCTGACGCAACGCGCGGATCGTCGGGGTCAAGCCCTTCATCGAGCAGCGCCCGGCGTTCGTCCGCGTCCATACCCCAGTTAGACGCCAAATCGCCCTGTCCGGTTCCACCAACTCAATTCGCACCCTATTCCGCACGTTGTGATAGCGCGGGTTACCAGTACCGGGTACAGCCTGACCGAGATGGTGCGGGGTTTTCGCACCCTCAACCGCACCGGGCACGGTCCGGTCGCAGCCGCGCCGGATCCGGTGCTGAGCATGCTCGCCCTGGTTCCGCTGTCGCACTTCCTACGATGGTCCATCGGCGATCTGAAGCGAGCCTTCCTCAGCCCGACGGGATCTCCGCTTATCGTGCGCGGGCGCTATTCCACGCCATAGTCCAGGCCGCAACCTGGAACTCCGTCAGCGTTCCGGGCGGAAAGCTAGCCCGGGGGTGCTACCCAGTGCCTTTAGGCGGGCGAGAAGTCCAGGTAGACAGGCACCATCGACGGCATTGCGGTCGCAGTGATTCGCATCCCGCGCCCGCGCACCACTGCGACGAAACTGCCGCCGTTCGCTACCGGTTCGGGAACGATGTGCGGGTCAGGACTGTTCTCAACCATGACCTGGGTGGCGCCGAAGGGCGCTAGGGTGATCTGTGCCAGGCGACCGCCCGAGGTGTTGGTGAAGCGATACCTGTCCGGTTCTAAAGTCGTTGCAGACCAAGGGCGACCGCCACTGGCGTCCATCCGGTAGGACTCCACATCCTCACGGACATTCTTGGCTAGATCAGATTGGCCGGATTCCTCGAAGTAACGCAGCGCGGCCTCCAGGTTGGGAATTCCTTCAGAGAAGCGGCGTAGCTGGCACTGTGCCTGGCCGAGGTTGTTGGCGACCTCCGCCCAACCCGAGTAGTTGCCGCGTTCCTTGTAAATCTCTGCCGCCTCTTGGAGCAGCGCGATTGCTTCCTCCAGGTAGGCCTGGTTGTCCTCGATACGAGCGAGGCGACCGAGGACAGCCCCGAGATTCTTACCTGCGCTGGCGATTCCGGGCTTGTCATCGAGATCTCGACAGATGGACATCGCTTCGCGTAGTGGTGACAGCGCTTCGGTGTACCTGCCAGCATCTCCCAATGCACCGCCGATGTTGCTCAACGCAGCCGCTTCGCCGCGGCGATGCGGTGGATCAGATTCCTGGCAGGCCCGAACGTCTTCCCAGTAGAATTGGACAACTTCATCGACGTCACGACCTTGATCTAGGTACACATTTCCCATGTTGGTGCGGGCCGCGCCTGCGACCCATTCCAACCCGGCCTCCTCTGCGACCTCCGCAGCTCGTCGAAAGGCTTCGAGTGCGTCGTCGAACTGACGCATCTTCCGCAGAGCGGAACCGTAGTGGTTCAGCACGCACGCCGCGTAGTGACGGTTTTCCGCCGCCGGGACAAGAGACGCACCCACGACCGCAACGTCGTGGAATTCTTTGAGCCAGTGCCGTTGTGATCCCAGTATCTCGCCGAGTCCGACTGCTAAAGCAAGCGTCAGTTCGCGGTACTCACGCTCCGGGCGCTTCGCGACCGACAGGGCGATGGCGCTTGCCGTAGGGTGCTCTTCCTCGAACCATGCAGCCGCGTGTTGTGCTGTAGGGAAGTATCGCCTGTTGGTGTCGTTCGGCACGCCCGTAAGCCAATCGGCCGCGGCGCCGACACCCAGCAGGTACTTCACAACGATGACCTTCAGGGCCCGTTCAGCGTCCTCGGGGTGTTCCGCGGACAATTCGGCTGAGTACAGGCGGAGCAGATCGTGCATGCTCCAGCGGTTTCGCACGTGCTGCTGGATGAGGTGACTCCGGACCAACGCCATCAGTTGCGGGCGTACCGCAGTGTGCGATGCGTCGATAAGCCATCCGGCTGCCACTAGGCCTACATCCCCGCCTGGAACTACGGAAAGTAACCGGAACAGACGTTTGAGGTTATCCGGCAATCGCCTGTAGGACAGCGCAAATGCTGCGCGAACTGAGAGTTCTCCCCCGTAGTCCAGGCTATTGAGCCTGTCCTCCTCGCTCGCTAGCTCAATAACCAGCTCGGAGATCGGTCGGTCGGGCTCATCGGCCAGGAGGGCGGAGACGATCTGCAGGGCTAGGGGCAAATGATCACAGAGTTCTGCCAACCGCAACGCGGTTTGCGGATCCTCGATCAGTCGGGCGTCATCGGGGATGCGGGCCTCGACGGCGCTGACCAAGAGTTCTACCGCGTCGTCGGATTCCATCACACCAACGTCGACGACCTGTGGTTTCGGCACACTGGCGAAGGTCTCTCGCGTCGTCACGACGACCCGGTGAACGGCGCTGGCCGGCCGCAGTGGACCGAACTGTGAGGGGTCGCTTGCGTTGTCCAGCCAGAGCAGAACTGATTTTCCTTCTGCTGCGAGGGCGGTGAGTCGCTCTTGGTACTGGATCGCCTGCTCTGCAGGATCAGCGGCGATTTCGGAATCCTCGACCCCGAGCAGTATCAACAGTTTCGACAGCACAACCGCTGGTTGCACCCGATCGTTGGGATCGTCCGCATAGCCGCGCAGATCGACAAATAGAACTCGGTCGAACGTGCCAGCTTCCGAAGCCACCGTGGCGGCATGCCGTACTAGCGCGGTCTTTCCTGCCCCTGGGGGGCCACTCACGATGACGATGCTGCTGCTCATGTCGTGGCCCGATGCAGACAGTCGGTCAGCAATCTGCGTCAACTCTGCTTCGCGACCGACAAATGGGGACGCTTCGACGACCAGCGCGTCAAGGGGAAGAACTGTTGTGGCTGCCTGCAATTCGGCTAAGCCATCGATGATGACCTGATCAATGCGATAGGCAGCCACACCGCCATCGGTGGCGCTGATATTGATGTTTCTGACTACACCGTCTTCGTCAGTACGGTGGTCGTCCGGCATTTGGGTCAAGACCCTTTACGCTTCCCTCGCCTGCGCATCGATCCGAGGTGCACCTCGCCCATCTGATAGGCCGCCGCCGATCCGCGGTCAGCGGTGATCGTTATGTTGGTCCCCTCACCGGATGCAGTCTGCTGTCCGACAGCTCCACCATGTATCACCTGGCTAGCTCGTGCATCGCGCTCCTGCTTCGCCAACACCCCACTGCTTATGCCGGCCGCGATCGCTATCGCTAGGAGGAGCCATTCCCACCACACGGTTCCGCCACTCGTCAGGTAGACACCCGCGAACGTCAGTCCGACCGCGGAGATCACCGCAAGCGTCGCCGAAGCCCAAACACGCACCATTCGATCCCCCGGCCAGGCTTTATCTAGCACCTAGAGTCATAACTTAGAGAGTAGTAGTTGCGCTGACCAGCGTCGATGTGCTGTTAGGTGACTGAATCGACGTGTCGCCGCCACCGGTCGGTTCTCACAGCCGTCGCACACGTGCAGTTCGGTGCAGCGAAACGTGAGGAAGTGCAGCCGCTGCTCTGACCTGGGGTGTCAACGGCAACTGAATTTTGATCAGTTGTCGGCAAGTGAATTTTGACCAGCTGGGGGTCATTGTTCCTCGGCAGTGACTGTGGGGACGCGGCCGAGGTCTCGGTCTTTGATGCGGTAGCTGTCTCCTTTGAGTGAGATGACTTCGGCGTGGTGGACGAGGCGGTCGATCATGGCGGCGGCGACGACGTCGTCGCCGAAGACTTCACCCCAGCGGCCGAATGGTTTGTTTGAGGTGACGATGAGGCTGGCCCGTTCGTAGCGCGACGACACCAGCTGGAAGAAGAGATTGGCCGCTTCGGGTTCGAAGGGGATGTAGCCGACTTCGTCGACGACCAACAGCGGGTAGCGGGCGAGCCGAACGAGTTCGGCCTGCAGGGTGCCGCCGTGGTGGGCTGCGGCGAGCCGATCGACCCATTGGCTTGCGGTGGCAAACAGGACCCGGTGTCCGGCCTGGCAGGCGCGGATCGCGATCCCGATCGCCAAGTGCGTTTTCCCGGTCCCGGGCGGCCCCAGGAACACCACATTGTCACGGGCGGTGACGAAGTCCAGCGTGCCCAGATGGGCGATGAGATCGCGTTTGAGGCCGCGGGCGTGGTCGAAGTCGAACTCCTCCAACGACTTGCGCGAGGGAAACCGCGCAGCCCGAATCCTGCCCTCGCCGCCGTGTGACTCACGGGCGGAAACTTCGCGCTGCAGACACGCCGCGAGGAACTCCTCATAGCTCCACGTCTCAGTCCGGGCCCGCTCGGCGAGCCGCTCGACGGCCTCGCGCAAGGTGGGTGCTTTGAGCGCTCGGGTCAGATAGGCCAGCTCGGCGCTGACATCACGGCTGCTCGTTGTGGTCTTAACGGCCATCACGCCACCGGGCCGTTCAGGTCGGCGGCCAGCGCGTCGTAATCGGTCAATAGCCGCTGCTCGACTTCTACCTGGCTGGGCAGGGTGAGAACGTCGAACCGATTGCGGCGCATCGCCTTAGCCGCCGCGAGGTGCGCCGGGTCGCTGATGGTTTGGTGCTTGGCCCAGATTCGGTCGTGGGCGGCGACCAATCGGCCAGCACACCACACCCGCACCCGTGCCAGGTCGGCGACGACCTCGATACGCCGGCCCACCGCAGCAGGGTGCACCGAGTAGTCGTTGGTGTCCAGGCGCACGTAGTGATCGCGTGGCAGCCGGGCGTGGGTCCGCCACCCGGTAACTGGGTCCACTGGTGGTAGCGGCAGCATCGCGGCCTTGTCGGCCTCGATCCGATCTGCCGGCCGGCACCGCAGCACTCGATGCTGGCGGTGGTTGGCGCCCACCATCCAGTCGCCGAGCTGGGTGTTGAAGTCCGTCGGGCTGGTGAACACTCGCCCCGGCAGGAACGCCCGTTCCAGGTAGTCGTGAAAGCGTTCCACCAGCCCCTTGGCTTCCGGATCGCCGGGCTTGCAGATCACCACCTTGGTAGCCAGTGTTCCGCGGAATGCCTGGCAGGCCGTGGTCAACTCGGGCATGCGCGCCCGCCAGCGACCGACCGCGCTCTCACCGTCCCAGACGAACACCCGAGGAACTGCCCCCAGTATCGAAACGTGCTGCCACCACCCGGCATACAGATCTTCAGCGGTGCGGGTGGGGATCAGCAGCGCTGATGCCCACCGGGAATACCCGCACACCATCGTCATCACAGGCAGCGCCGTGGCCGTGCGCACCTGCCCATACCCGACCGGGATTTCAACGTCGGGGAACCACAGGTCACACTGGGCGATCTCCCCGGCCTGATACATGGTGCGCGAGGCCGGATCTGGTGGCAGATACAGCGGCCGCAGTTCACGCACCCGCTCGCTGAGGGTACGGATCGAATACTGCCAGCCGATCCGCTCAGCGATCACCGTCGACGGCATCCGCGGATAGGCGCTCAGCAGCTCCCGGATCCGCGGCTCGGCCTCATCAGCCACCGACCCCGCGGACTCGCGCTCATACTTCGGCGGGCGGTCCGACGCCAACGCCGCCTTGACCGTGTTGCGCGCCACCCCCATCACCTGCGCCACTTCGGAAATCGATAACTGCTCTGACCGGCGCAACCGCCGGATCTCTGCCCAGTCCTCCACGCTCAACACTCGCTTCCTCCCTGACTCGCCCGAGCCAAGGGTCTCCAGGAAGCTGGTCAAAATTCAGTTGCCGCGCTCTGGTCAGTATTCAGTTGCCGCCGACATGGGGTTATCGACTTGTCTCACGCCGGCTGCACTCGCGTTTGTCTCACGAAGCGGTTCAATCCCTACAGCCGCGACGGCTTGACCTGGGGTTTTGAAGTGGTCTGCCACGTCGGATGAGATTATGAAACGCTGCGTGAGACCCCCCTCGTTAGCCCCTCGCCAGGTCGCGGAACGAGGACAGGTGCAGGGTGGATGCGACGGTGCACGTTCGGGTCGGCCCATTGCGGTGCTTGGCCAGGATGAAGTCCGCCTCGCCCGCTCGCGGGCTGTCGCGGTCGTAGGCATCCGGCCGGTTGATCATGATCACCATATCCGCGTCCTGCTCCAGTTGACCGCTTTGGCGATCACCGGGACGTCGAGCTGGGCTGACCGCCGGCTCCGCCGTGAGCGGCACCCGGTTCGAGGATCTGACCTGGGTGTCGGCCGGCCGCGAATAACCCGAATTCGACGCCGGCGTCAGGTATATCTGGGCCCATGATCGAGGTGACCCTGCTCGGTACCGGCAGCCCAATCCCCGACGCGCGGCGCGCGGGCCCGTCGACGCTGGTGCGTGCCGGCGGGCAGACGTTCCTGGTGGACTGCGGCCGCGGGGTGCTGCAGCGGCTGACCGCCGCCGGAGTCGGGGCCAACCAGCTCTCGGCGCTGCTGCTGACCCACTTCCACAGCGACCACATCGCCGAGCTGGGTGACGTGCTGATCACCCGCTGGGTGTCGACGTTCACTCCGGATCCGCCGCCGCTGCCGATCATCGGGCCGCCGGGCACCCGCGAGCTCGTCGACGCCATGCTCAAGGCGTTCGCGTTCGACATCAGCTACCGGATCGCCCACCACGACGACCTCACCGCCCCGCCCCCGGTCACGGTTCTCGAGTACACCGAGGGCGAGGTGTGGAACAGCGACGGGGTGACGATCCGGGTGGCGCCGACGGACCACCGGCCGGTGACGCCGACCATCGGGTTCCGCGTCGAGCACGACGGCGCTTCGGTGGTGCTGGCCGGCGACACGGTGCCGTGCGCGAGCCTTGACGAACTGGCCAGGGGTGCGGGGGCGTTGGTGCACACCGTGATTCGCAAGGACCTGGTCGAGCAGATGCCGATGCAGCGGATCCGCGACATCTGCGGTTACCACTCGTCGGTCGAACAGGCCGCCCAGACCGCGACGCGCGCCGGGGTCGGGATCCTGATCCTCACCCACTATGTGCCCGCGATCGCGCCCGGCCAGGAGGACGAGTGGCGCGCGCTGGCCGCAGCCCACTTCGAGCGGCAGA from Mycolicibacterium phlei harbors:
- a CDS encoding ArsR/SmtB family transcription factor; translated protein: MKSGSVAPVVCGSLDAATALFHSLSDGTRLAILRRLAIGEARVVDLTGELGLAQSTVSAHLACLRDCGLVDFRAQGRASVYRLARPELLEMFRAAEAVLEATGNAVALCPNYGHPDQKKIAR
- a CDS encoding methyltransferase family protein — protein: MSFAALGLFVVLTLVIGAWRRRIQLARTGDSGNRRRWRPDGTLEWWALALADLGYLLVGVGAPAAALAGLPPLAVLDQPWVHGLGIVVAVAGITATLLAQLGLGASWRIGVDETETTDLVTTGPFALVRNPIFTALLITMTSLAVMVPNPIAIAGLVIAVAGIELQVRGVEEPYLRRVHGRAYTDYAAAVGRFLPGIGRTRSLSPREANDAARHHN
- a CDS encoding DsbA family protein; amino-acid sequence: MARNRRILLTAFLIAALAIGVLVYLSVRDRASTSPARPDNPVAGQVVRENSHRLNAVPDSRVTFVEFLDFECEGCRGVYPEIEKARAEYGDRVNFVIRYFPLQAHVNAERAARAVEAAAQQGQLEAMYRKMYDTQAQWGEKQTPADDVFRGFAAQLGLDMAAYDAAYADPATLERIRLDVADGRALGVQGTPTFFLNDTRIQPHSYEDLTAAFDEALAAN
- a CDS encoding methyltransferase family protein — encoded protein: MPVTALGLYLIFAVLGFGWRSWTQYRHTGSTGFRGIHGRPGSPQWLAGAGFLAAILAGAAAPLLQLLGIVNPVTILQATWIQTTGIVLAGVGIAATLYAQRDMGQSWRIGVDPNETTTLVRHGVFALVRNPIFAAMLIFAAGITLITPNPLALVAFLVLLVTIELQVRVVEEPYLNAVHGRAYRDYCGAVGRFVPHIGRSLTV
- a CDS encoding class I SAM-dependent methyltransferase, which gives rise to MATDDRTARWNRYWDKKSATYDREIGFFDRHLFGDSRQWVCSQATGDVLEVAIGTGLNLAFYPKDVTLTGIDWSEQMLDLARQRAADLGHPATLQQADAHHLPFEDASFDTVVCTFGLCAIPDHTQALTEMTRVLRTGGKLILVDHVRSSTAPVRAVQRFLELFTVPLGGEHFLRRPLDHLRAATDLAIDHRERFTLGLVERVVAHKAATT
- a CDS encoding IS3 family transposase (programmed frameshift), whose translation is MPKEQSPGKPTTRRYSAEEKAAAVRMVRTLRAELGTEQGTVQRVARQLGYGVESVRTWVRQVDIDEGLAPGVTTSESKKVKELEQEIRELKRANEILKRAAKFLRGGARPPTQEIVDFIDDNRGEFGVEPICTVLRSAGLQVALSTYYDAKARVPSARALRDAVLGPALCQLWKDNYCVYGARKLWKTARRDGHDVGRDQVARLMRAAGIEGVRRGKRVRTTKADPAAARHPDLVHRNFAAAAPNQLWVTDLTFVPTWAGVAYVCFIIDAHSRMIVGWRVASHMRTSMVLDALEMARWSRGTTLQGLICHSDAGSQFTSIRYGERLAEIGAVPSIGTVGDSFDNALAETVNGYYKAELIYGPARSGPWKTVEDVELATLSWVHWHNTSRLHSYLGDIPPTEFEAAFYDAYRTDQPLIGIQ
- a CDS encoding tetratricopeptide repeat protein codes for the protein MPDDHRTDEDGVVRNINISATDGGVAAYRIDQVIIDGLAELQAATTVLPLDALVVEASPFVGREAELTQIADRLSASGHDMSSSIVIVSGPPGAGKTALVRHAATVASEAGTFDRVLFVDLRGYADDPNDRVQPAVVLSKLLILLGVEDSEIAADPAEQAIQYQERLTALAAEGKSVLLWLDNASDPSQFGPLRPASAVHRVVVTTRETFASVPKPQVVDVGVMESDDAVELLVSAVEARIPDDARLIEDPQTALRLAELCDHLPLALQIVSALLADEPDRPISELVIELASEEDRLNSLDYGGELSVRAAFALSYRRLPDNLKRLFRLLSVVPGGDVGLVAAGWLIDASHTAVRPQLMALVRSHLIQQHVRNRWSMHDLLRLYSAELSAEHPEDAERALKVIVVKYLLGVGAAADWLTGVPNDTNRRYFPTAQHAAAWFEEEHPTASAIALSVAKRPEREYRELTLALAVGLGEILGSQRHWLKEFHDVAVVGASLVPAAENRHYAACVLNHYGSALRKMRQFDDALEAFRRAAEVAEEAGLEWVAGAARTNMGNVYLDQGRDVDEVVQFYWEDVRACQESDPPHRRGEAAALSNIGGALGDAGRYTEALSPLREAMSICRDLDDKPGIASAGKNLGAVLGRLARIEDNQAYLEEAIALLQEAAEIYKERGNYSGWAEVANNLGQAQCQLRRFSEGIPNLEAALRYFEESGQSDLAKNVREDVESYRMDASGGRPWSATTLEPDRYRFTNTSGGRLAQITLAPFGATQVMVENSPDPHIVPEPVANGGSFVAVVRGRGMRITATAMPSMVPVYLDFSPA
- the istB gene encoding IS21-like element helper ATPase IstB, which produces MAVKTTTSSRDVSAELAYLTRALKAPTLREAVERLAERARTETWSYEEFLAACLQREVSARESHGGEGRIRAARFPSRKSLEEFDFDHARGLKRDLIAHLGTLDFVTARDNVVFLGPPGTGKTHLAIGIAIRACQAGHRVLFATASQWVDRLAAAHHGGTLQAELVRLARYPLLVVDEVGYIPFEPEAANLFFQLVSSRYERASLIVTSNKPFGRWGEVFGDDVVAAAMIDRLVHHAEVISLKGDSYRIKDRDLGRVPTVTAEEQ
- the istA gene encoding IS21 family transposase, which produces MLSVEDWAEIRRLRRSEQLSISEVAQVMGVARNTVKAALASDRPPKYERESAGSVADEAEPRIRELLSAYPRMPSTVIAERIGWQYSIRTLSERVRELRPLYLPPDPASRTMYQAGEIAQCDLWFPDVEIPVGYGQVRTATALPVMTMVCGYSRWASALLIPTRTAEDLYAGWWQHVSILGAVPRVFVWDGESAVGRWRARMPELTTACQAFRGTLATKVVICKPGDPEAKGLVERFHDYLERAFLPGRVFTSPTDFNTQLGDWMVGANHRQHRVLRCRPADRIEADKAAMLPLPPVDPVTGWRTHARLPRDHYVRLDTNDYSVHPAAVGRRIEVVADLARVRVWCAGRLVAAHDRIWAKHQTISDPAHLAAAKAMRRNRFDVLTLPSQVEVEQRLLTDYDALAADLNGPVA